From the Conger conger chromosome 13, fConCon1.1, whole genome shotgun sequence genome, the window tgtttttataaacatttaaaataaataattactatAGCTACTGCTATAATGCAGAATTtcattgggggggaaaaaaaaacattaactggTTAAGACGTTGGCCATTTTGGTCAAGTGTCCATTTCGGTTAACCGTTAACCGGCTCAGTAGCATCTTgatgatttttacattttttgctcAATCCCTGCTCCTTATAGTTATCACCTGAGTAAGCTAGGTCTGTGGTCTCAAAGTTGGTCCTGGGTACCCCTGTGTATAATGGTTTTTATTACAGGCAATCTATTGCTCAATTTAGACTGTTAAAAACATGCAATTTCTTTCATCGTAATCTCCTTACATTTATGACTGTGTAGACATAAATTGTTAtaatttgttttatgttataatttgttttgtgttttaatgcTTCGTTATCTACTGAGTGGTTAGTTTTAATGGCTAGGTGATTTTTATCCTTCATGGCATGCTTAGCCATTTGTGATATAGTGCCTCATTAAGAAAAGTGCTtgtgcaattgtggttggaacagaaAACAGCTTCCAGTGGTCCTCTAGACCGAGTTTGAGAACTACTGGGCTCGGATAATCTTTACCTGCAGATGCCATCTTTGGTGAGCCCAAAATGGACTTGCCTCTGGCTTTCTCATCCAATACTCCATGTtcttatattatgttatgtataGAGCTGCCAAAGTACCATTTCAAACTTTAGGTGTGAGATCGCGAACCGTTCCGAACTGAACATTCGAATGCCGATGTAaccatcactactggtaattgaaagcgaTGGAATACTGACTTCAGAATTTTGAAAAGACGTTCCCAAAATAACCCTCTCTTCAGAGAGGTGTCTGGCGGGGGGGCAGTCCACTgactgtgtttgggcagagaTTAGACAGGGAGTGGTGGTGATGAACAAAGTCAGCGGTGCTGCTGCTATAGGACTCGCTGAGCGTGTACAGATCAGGGACACGTGAAGTGTCACCCGGCACAACAGGGCTGCGCAACACCGATTCTCTTTCATGTTGAGGTGCCATCGCATCTCCGTTCGGCTCTGTATTCTCCAGCAGTCGCTGTGAATATGAACAGCCCCGCTCAGGTTGTGTCGGGAACATCCTTTGTGCGCATATTGGTGGTGTTTTTCGTTTTAAGAGGCATTGTTCAATGCATGGTGAAAACCAGTTTCAAATTCAACATTTGCATTGTCCTTCTTGCTTGCTTCAGGGGTGTCGAGTCGGATCTGAGcggggccggtgtgggtgcggGTTTCTGATTTAGCCCTGCTCTACGACACATTCGATCGTTAGTTAATTAGGTGAGTCAGGTGCCCTGGTGCTGGGTTTGAACAATTGAAGCCCCCACATCAGCCCATTTCAGATCAGATCTGACACCCCTGTCTAATGGCGACAGTTCTGTTGTGAACTGGCCCATGAATTGAGCTATCGCCGCTCTCATGGGCATATAGATCTTTAGCATTTTGAGCAGCTGATTTACTATCTCATGACTTAATCATCATACACCATAGtctgctctcagtctgtgtctCTTGGTCTCCTTTTTCATACATGtggttttaaaggtacaataggtaagattttggtgttaaaatattgttacaaaaccattgtaaatcccttcctatcattgaaaaaggctcactaacatgttgactcgccctctacctgtgtttatagtccttaaattcgggtttcaaaatatgcagttgacgagCTGGCACTCTactaaaacattgtatagctgtacaataattcaagctcattggttgaaaattggttctaattgccacagccaatggcgatTCATcttcagtgcgttcacagagaagggggagggataaacagtgttgtggtttgagcgtatttgttgctgcagttcctctcttaaCTGTcggaagtccgaaattacctattgtacctttaaaccgAATCAAACCGCAAGATCTGGAATCTCAGAATCTCAGTATTGTCCTCCCCAGTGAAGCGTCACGTGTCTGCTTCAGAGTTCTCCTCAGACTGCGTTGACCTGCGGCAGCTCCGGAGTCCAGGGGTCCACCGGTTTAATCCGAACGTGGACCTGAGGGCCATCGTGCCCATGTGCTGCGCTGTCACTCCCGGCTGCCCGTCGGGAGCTTTTCACCCTGGGAAGTCTCTCACGGAGGCCTGCCGGGGACGCCGGCGTGCTTATAGCCAAGCAGCGCAGCTGGTGCTTTATGTAATGATACGTTTCATATATCATAAATAAAGGCAGACCACCCATGAACTCCCTCTACTGGAAACTTCCCTTTTTCATATACGGGTGAAATGGAGGGCATGTGTGGGCTGAAAAAGAATCTCGCATTAAACGCAAGAAgaatatgctttttattttgtggaGTAAATATGACCGTTGATCTGCTAGTCCCCTGTAAGTGTAGTCCTGCCAGATGTAGGCTAGCTACTTGCTGACGTAGGCTCATCTTCTTGGAGAGAAATGAGGCAAATTGATGTTGTCGGATTGCCGTGGATGACTGCTCATGTCTCTATACGGCTGGTCAGTTGCTTGGAGCTTTGGTCACTTGCAATATCGTGTGGCTAATGCTAACAAATACGGAGTGGCAGCATACACTACACTGCCCTACatggcccctctctctgttttaaATGTAGGCATTGATCTTTCTGATTGTTGTATTGCTATTTATCTATGGTGTCTGAAATGCTGTGTGATTAAGGGCATGTCATCCAGTGCGTGGGCCATCGGTTTGAAAGTGCTGGCAGAGGGCcgtttagcatttagcattctGCTCTGTATTAACTCCTACTGTacgtggtaaatggtaaatggttggcatttatatcgcgcctttatccaaagcgctgtacaattgatgcttctcattcacccattcatacacacactcacacaccaacggcgattggctgccatgcaaggcactgaccagctcgtcaggagcaaatgggggttaggtgtcttgctcaggtacacttcgacacagcccaggatcgaaccggcaaccctccgactgccagacgactgctcttaccacctgagccatgtcgccccatgtacATGTAGTTAGGAGCTTGATTTGTTGTATCAGGCGCGCTTGAGGTCTAATGCCTGTATCTGGCTGGGGTACCCGAGGAGAGGTTTGGTAACCACAGGTCTCAAGGATTTTACTAGGGCATAAACATTTCCTAGAGCTATACGCATTCTACCACACGAGTTTGATAAAAGTGTTCATTGGACCTGGAATCCAGAGCTCAGGAAGCCGCTGTTTGGAAGCCGCTGGAAGCTCACTtggttttaattaaaattaatttagtaTAGAATTTTATTAATGTTCCGTTTAAGTGAGTGTGAAAACAAGGAACCAATCACCAACAAAGTGCTTTATGTATGTGCCTAATTTGATGGGACGAATGTACTTAAgcttgcataataataataatgaaaaaaatgtatgtcgTGCTTCAAGTATTGCAATTAAACATCAGCAGCATCGTTATGAAGTGAAAAGCATTCTTCTGCCAGTGTTCCTTCCTGTGTCAATAGAAGTGCGCTTTCAAGTTTTCCCATGGTCCCTTGCTGCGTGCCGACACGCTTGTTTCAGCCAGATGccaaatttcaatttcaattctgTTTGTGCTCGCAAGTGCTACATTCAGATAAGAAAGCTGTTCCTCTCCGCCCCTGCCTTTgcctttgccccccccccccccccccccccacacacacacacacacacacacacgcacacacattcctcCTATAGCATGCCATTGTCTCTCCTGATTTATTAGCATTGCGAAATATGAGTGAGAAATTATCTTGGTTGACGTGGAAACGAAGCTccatttctgttctgtgtgatggagaggctgttgaggaaaagagagaggagtgacattgagggagaggggagagggtagAGTTCCTGTGCCCGTGAGATTCTGCAGCAGCACTACACTGCCCTACATGTCCCCTCTTTCTGGAGTCACTGTTGCTCCTTGTCCTACTTCTTCATTCCTGTTGTGGCTTCTTTGGCTTCCTTATGGCatcaggcagcagggcagacCGTAAAGCAGACCATTTTCCTCCACAGCTTTGCTTTGGGTTTCTGTTTAATTAATGAGCCGCTGTAATTAGATGAGTGTCTTCCTGTGAAAGGGAGGGTTTTGGTAAAccggggtccccccccccccatcttgcTGCACAACAGCCCCGCCCTGTGGTCATTCTGGTACCTGCATGCACCAGGCCTCCAGTGCTCAGGCTGCATCGCTGTGGCGTGTTAGAGAGAGCGCTGGATCTGCACAGAGCGGCTCTCTGCAGGATGAGCTGCTTGAGGCCTCTGACTGGGGACCGCGCACACCATTGGGCCTCACAGGCCAGGAGAAAACCCggataaaaacacattcaacTCTGAAAGGGCGAGAGAGTGGGTCCGCACACTCAGCCCGGTGTTGTTTTTGAGACTGTGGTGCATCTCATTTTGTGTTGAGCAGCGTGAAGCTCTTGGCTAAATATTTATCAGCAGGCTGAAGGAACCCGCTGCAGGTTTATGGCTCTGTTGGAAGCAGTGCTACTTTGAGCCTTGTAGCATGAGGGCCCTCACACCAGTGCCTGTCCCTGCCTTGTTCTAAACTGTACACCCTTCTGACATCCTAAAATATACACCCTTATGACATCCTAATCTATACACCCTTCTGACATCCTAAAATATACACCCTTATGACATCCTAATCTATACACCCTTCTGACATCCTAAAATATCCACCGTACTGACATCCTAATCTATACACCCTTCTGACATCCTAAAATATCCACCGTACTGACATCCTAATCTATACACCCTTCTGACATCCTAATCTATACACCCTTCTGACATCCTAAAATATCCACCGTACTGACATCCTAATCTATACACCCTTCTGACATCCTAAAATATCCACCGGACTGACATCCTAATCTATACACCCTTCTGACATCCTAAAATATACACCATTCTGACATCCTAATCTATGCAACCTTCTCACATCCTAAAATATACACCATTCTGACATCCTAATCTGTGCACTCCTCTGACATTTTAAACTATACACTCTTCTAACATCTTGCGATCTGTTCATATGTGGATCCCCTCTGAATAAACATCAGTGTTTCAGTCGTAAACTTTTGTGAATGTGAATAAACCGAAACATGGATAATAAGCATAAATGATTGGGTGATGATGAGAGCACTTTCCAGTTACAGTAGGTGCACTCAGGTCTGTTTTCCTTGCCTGAAGTGCACTGTAATCATGTTCTTAAATCACCCCCCTGGGGGCCATTCTTTTTCTCATTGCCGTTGATGCTGATCCTTGTGGATATCCAAAGTAGATTTAAAAACACTTTCTGTTCGTGATTAAGTAGgctgatgtgtctgtgtgtgcttgtgtgcgtgcgtctgtgcatGCAACTGTCTGTGCtagtatttctgtgtgtgttttttaaattttcttctttctttgtttatttctttctttctcatatCCTTGAACTTCAAGGTTGGGTTTAAGAGTTTGACTGCTGATTCTGGAGACTGCAGTGATGTCCGAGGCAACGTGATTGGCAGGAAGTGGGGCACTATGGTCCATCTCATGTCATTAGCCTAACCCTCTccctgctttgtgtgtgttacagataAACCTGAGGCTCATCTTAGTGAGCGGGAAGACGAAAGAGTTCCTGTTCTCTCCCAATGACTCCGCTGCCGATATCGCCAAACACGTCTACGATAACTGGCCAATGGGTAAGTGTGCTTCAAAATCTAATCGGTTATTACTGGTCTGTTTGGTCTTGGAGCATTTTCAGCAACTTGCCAAACTCAACACGTTATGCAAGGCATGAAACTAAAATAATGGTTGCTCAATTCTTTATTCAGATTTAAGGACAAGGGGATACAGCTGGTTTATCCGTTGTGCTCTTTGTTGCCTGACACTGTGTTGCTCactggagaaaaaataaatccataaaatgAGTGAGTATTATAAAATGAGGGAAGAGGTAgataatgtattcattaacaGAGTCATGTGTGTATCGTTGGGGAAGTGGCCTCCTGTGCGGAGGCTGGTGATGCTAATGGTGTTGAGTCAGTGTAGTCGACTCCAGTCCTTTGCTTCACCGAACCTAGGTGTGAAAAATGCTGAGTAAAGCGGAAAGGCTAAATTAAATTAGTCTCTCACCTCCTCAGCTTCCCTCCCGCGTGGCTGTTATCCCGCAGTCTCTCTGTACTGCCTCAGTTGGGGTTCAGTTCcttcgttttattttcttcccccccccccccccccctactcaTGACTgtataaatattgcatttatgaACATCGCAGTGAGTGCTTCAGAAGCACATCCAGATGCCTCGCTGTTTAGAGCATGTGATtcagtatgggggggggggaaccacTGCTTCCTTCCCGCCTTACATTTCTACAATATACAACATAATGGATTTATTATGTTGTACCTTTCATCCCACTATATCTAAAGAGCATTGCCGCTTGAAGGGAGGTTTGGCTCAACTACTTTTAATGCGTAGAACCCTTCTGAGTCATAcattgcagccattttgtgccaggtcAATCGGTAAATTGATTcctggccagtgtgtgtgtctgcgcctgTATGTGAGAGACggtgcgtgtgtttgtctgcgtgtgtgtgtgagagacggtgtgtgtgtgtctgtgttgctgtATATTACTCTCTTTccccagactgtgtgtgtgtgtgtgtgtgtgtatatgtgtgagagatgCTGTATGTTACTCTCTTTccccagactgtgtgtgtgtgtgtgtgtgtgtgtgtgtgtgagagagagagagagagagagagacggtgtgtgtgagatgctgtATGTTACTCTCTTTTTCCAGattgcgtctgtgtgtgtgtgagagagagaaggtgtgtgtgtgtgtctgcatctgtgtgtgtgtgtgtgtgtgtgtgtgtgtgtgtgtgtgtctgcatctgtgtgtgagagacggtgtgtgtctgtgtctgcatgtgcgtgtgcgtgtgtgacgcTGTATgttactctctctccccagacTGGGACGAGGAGCAGGTCAGCAGCCCCTGCATCCTGAGACTCATCTACCAGGGGAGGTTCCTCCATGGCAACGTGACGCTAGGAGGTGTGTTTCCGATTCCTTCCAGCCTGTTTTGATCTGAACTGGGATTTAAAGGGCACTGTCTGAGGAGACTTCACGTTTAACTACTTTAATGAGTGTCTGGCCTGTAGATTTTAACTGGGCCCTTAGTTTTCAGCTTTTGATTTCACTAACACACCCAAATCAATGACCCTTGGTAGCAGTAGCAGTCCTGAGCTATGATCCTCCTAATCTCATTCATTATGAGCTTAATGACAGAATGAGCCTAGAATCAGCACCTCTTTCTCTGGGAGCCTGTATACGTATGGCCTCAGCTCTTTCAGCAGTTATTTCACAGCACAAATTAGTGTATAGGGAACAGAGAAAGGTCATTCAATGTACTTTTAGCAAGAATAATTGGTAGAATTGCTTTGTATTGAATTACATTGcagtcatttggcaggcgctcttatccagagcgatgtacaataaagtgtgaaTCCAGGGAccagtgcgctgaaaaccctagagggaagtgctagagtgatcacatacaTAGATAAACATTTGATAAACTTGTGCAATAACACAGTTTCGGTAACTAGAACACTTCgaactgtaaaataattatacataacTGCAATCATTGCAGCATACAACATGCATGGCTAATTCaaaattacagggaggtagggaggggaggggagaggtgcagcctgAAAAGGTGCATCGCTTGAAGGTGGTCAAAGTCTCTCCTGCTGCTTGTACGGGGAgtgaggtggtgaggaaggCACGGATTCTCTGGATGTAGTATAGGAATATTCTTGGGGAGCCAGTTGTCCATTACCGctccaaggttccttgcactgcgTGCTGGATGAGAGGTCACTGTTGTGAGGGGAGAGATTAGAACAGGGATGAGGGTTAGCTCCGTCTTACCTGGTTTGAGCTTtaaatggtggttgtccatctaGCTCTGGCTGTCTCTATGTAAGTGGCGATATGGGaagagacctgtgtgtcagatgggggGAATGAGAGGAGTTtgatgtcatcagcataacagtgaTATGACATACCATGAGCAGAGACAACAGAGCCAAGGAATCTAATGTATATGGAGAAGAGAAGGGGactgaggactgagccctggggaacccctTTGACAGGGGGACGAGGGTCTGATGCTGTCCTGGCCCAGGTAACCTGGGAGGAGCGACCAAAGTGGTAGCAATCCAGTCTTGGGCTATGTCGCAGATCCCTGTATTGCTTAACAATACGAGGTAAATCCCTGTTGAAAGTCACAGTGAGCGGTTCTTCCGGTAAATGAGAGTGGTTCCATGTTTTCTCTTATTCCTGTGGTTTCGGGTAAGTACAAACTCATGGTCATGTCATACCATGGAACACAGTGGAATCTGTCTATAATGGCCTCATTCTGGACCTTTGATCCTAGAACTAGAATTCAGAATTGGAGATTTTTCGAAgagtacataaaaaaaaaaagatttttcaagTCTGTGTGGAGAACTCTAGAACATCGCATTCACTTACCAGTAGCGATGGTTTCCTCAGCATTAGAATATTAAGTTAAGAACTTTCTAATCGCATGTCTGTGATCTCACAGcttaaaggcccactcagtcATGTTGGTTGCAAATATCATGCTAATTGCTTGTAACACGCAAATAGACGGACTCTATGGTACGTTTGTATAGAATTATTCTCCTAATAAATGCTCATAAAAAGCActtcaaaaggaaaaagaagTATTTCAAAttggttttgtttatatttcttCATTTCATCAAAATTTCCGAATtttgttcttcatttttttatgtaacAGAGATTTGATTCCTTTCTCAGCTCCTCACCGTGGGAACAAAGTTCAAAGTTCACGTTCAAACTCAGGCA encodes:
- the LOC133108047 gene encoding ubiquitin-like protein 3; amino-acid sequence: MTSNIPADMINLRLILVSGKTKEFLFSPNDSAADIAKHVYDNWPMDWDEEQVSSPCILRLIYQGRFLHGNVTLGALKLPLGKTTVMHLVARETLPEPNSQGQRNREKTGESNCCVIL